A region of Sphingomonas sp. DNA encodes the following proteins:
- a CDS encoding class I SAM-dependent RNA methyltransferase produces the protein MSVNEGAEIVRLAARGDGVTADGRHVAMAAPGDRVAPDGAVTPGSHHADPPCRHFPECGGCQLQHVDDAAYRDYLQDRVVAALAAQNMAASDIREPHLSPPLSRRRASLKAAGGTIGFNAEKSHRIVDMRECHILRTELFALVAPLRRLLNKRASASLTLADQGVDLLIEGIAVEGLARTEAMGTFAAEHRLARLAVDDGYGAQTLWEPEPVTVTLGGVAVPLPHGAFLQATADGEAALVAAVREAVGEARLVADLFAGLGTFALALAGRIYAAEGARDAALALKNAANAAGRTIFVDHRDLFRRPLDAAELNRFEAVILDPPRAGAREQVEALAASQVPAVAMVSCNPATFARDAKALADGGYRLDWVRPVGQFRWSTHVELAARFSR, from the coding sequence ATGTCTGTGAACGAAGGCGCGGAGATCGTCCGCCTCGCCGCGCGCGGGGACGGGGTGACGGCGGACGGCCGCCATGTGGCGATGGCTGCGCCCGGCGATCGTGTCGCGCCGGACGGGGCAGTAACGCCCGGCTCGCACCATGCCGATCCGCCCTGCCGCCATTTCCCGGAGTGCGGCGGCTGCCAGCTCCAGCATGTCGATGACGCGGCCTATCGCGACTATCTGCAGGATCGGGTGGTCGCCGCGCTCGCCGCGCAGAATATGGCGGCGTCCGACATCCGCGAACCCCACCTCTCCCCGCCGCTCAGCCGCCGCCGCGCCAGTCTCAAGGCGGCGGGCGGCACGATCGGTTTCAACGCGGAAAAGAGCCACCGCATCGTTGACATGCGCGAATGTCATATCCTGCGGACCGAGCTGTTCGCCCTGGTCGCGCCGCTACGCCGGCTGCTCAACAAGCGGGCGAGCGCGTCGCTCACCCTGGCCGATCAGGGGGTGGACCTCTTGATCGAAGGCATCGCGGTCGAGGGTCTGGCGCGGACCGAGGCGATGGGCACCTTCGCCGCCGAACATCGTCTCGCCCGGCTCGCCGTCGACGACGGCTATGGCGCGCAGACCCTGTGGGAGCCCGAGCCGGTCACGGTGACGCTCGGCGGCGTGGCGGTCCCGCTGCCGCACGGCGCGTTCCTGCAGGCGACGGCGGACGGGGAGGCGGCGCTGGTTGCCGCCGTGCGCGAGGCGGTGGGAGAGGCGCGGCTCGTCGCCGACCTCTTCGCCGGCCTCGGCACCTTCGCGCTGGCGCTGGCGGGCCGCATCTATGCCGCCGAGGGCGCGCGCGACGCCGCGCTGGCGCTGAAAAACGCGGCCAATGCCGCCGGGCGCACCATCTTCGTCGACCATCGCGACCTGTTCCGCCGTCCGCTCGACGCCGCCGAGCTGAACCGGTTCGAAGCGGTCATACTCGATCCGCCCCGTGCCGGCGCGCGCGAGCAAGTCGAGGCGCTGGCCGCGTCGCAGGTGCCGGCCGTCGCGATGGTCTCGTGCAATCCCGCCACCTTCGCCCGCGATGCGAAGGCGCTGGCGGACGGCGGCTACCGGCTCGACTGGGTGCGCCCGGTCGGCCAGTTCCGCTGGTCCACCCATGTCGAGCTGGCGGCGCGCTTCTCGCGCTAG
- a CDS encoding enoyl-CoA hydratase/isomerase family protein, which translates to MFTLAIDEGGLARLTLDRPERRNAIPASAWAVLAEHVGAARAARALVVAGAGGSFCAGADLGDFPMMLDEAACFRRAMRAALDALRDLPIPTVALIDGACYGAGVALAMACDLRLAGADAQFAITPAKIGISYPQEDVHRLAELVGPGQAARLLFTGLSIDGAEAARIGLVETVAPLAEREAAIEAILANGPESLVTLKRAIRLAGGGARTDAGQDHQFDALLGGAELARRLEARRRR; encoded by the coding sequence ATGTTCACGCTCGCCATCGACGAGGGCGGCCTTGCCCGCCTGACCCTGGATCGTCCCGAGCGGCGCAACGCCATTCCGGCGTCCGCCTGGGCCGTGCTGGCCGAGCATGTCGGCGCGGCGCGCGCGGCGAGGGCGCTGGTCGTGGCCGGCGCGGGCGGCAGCTTCTGCGCCGGCGCGGATCTCGGCGATTTTCCGATGATGCTGGACGAGGCGGCGTGCTTTCGCCGCGCCATGCGTGCCGCGCTCGATGCGCTGCGCGATCTGCCGATTCCCACCGTCGCGCTGATCGACGGCGCCTGTTACGGCGCCGGCGTGGCGCTCGCCATGGCCTGCGATCTGAGGCTCGCCGGGGCGGATGCCCAATTCGCGATCACACCGGCGAAGATCGGCATCTCCTATCCGCAGGAGGACGTGCACCGGCTGGCCGAGCTGGTCGGGCCGGGGCAGGCGGCGCGGCTGCTGTTCACCGGCCTGTCGATCGATGGCGCCGAGGCCGCGCGGATCGGCCTGGTCGAGACGGTCGCCCCGCTGGCGGAGCGCGAGGCGGCGATCGAGGCGATCCTCGCCAACGGCCCGGAAAGCCTCGTGACGCTGAAGCGCGCCATTCGCCTCGCTGGCGGCGGAGCGCGCACGGATGCAGGACAGGATCATCAGTTCGACGCGCTGCTGGGCGGGGCGGAGCTGGCGCGCCGGCTCGAAGCGCGTCGGCGGCGCTAG
- a CDS encoding electron transfer flavoprotein-ubiquinone oxidoreductase, translating into MSERESMPYDVVIVGAGPAGLAAAIRLKQRAAEAGRELSVCILEKGSEVGAHILSGAVVDPIALDELLPDWKELDSPLTVPVTKNEHWVLTEKKKISFPHILMPGFMSNKGTYTLSLGNLCRWLAGQAEALGVEIFPGFAAAEVLFNDDGSVKGVATGDMGVARDGTHKADYQPGMELHGRYTFFAEGARGHLTKELKRIFALETDSQPQVYGIGLKELWDIDPDRHEPGRVIHTQGWPLSDAWGGGFLYHQANGQVALGFVVALNYKNPWLSPFEEFQRWKQHPAIRHFLEGGKRVSYGARAINEGGWQAIPKLAFPGGALIGCAAGFVNVPRIKGSHTAMKSGMLAAEAAFAAISADRSADLLADYEPALRDSWIARELKKVRNVEPLVARWGGAIGTALAGIDMWMRQFGIGLPFTMKHHPDNEGLWRKDVAPPIAYPKPDGTISFDRLSSVFLSNTNHEEDQPVHLTLKDASIPVDVNLARFAGPESRYCPAGVYEFVEEGGTQRLQINAQNCVHCKTCDIKDPTQNINWVVPEGGGGPNYPNM; encoded by the coding sequence ATGAGCGAACGGGAGTCGATGCCCTATGACGTGGTGATCGTCGGCGCCGGCCCGGCCGGCCTCGCCGCCGCCATCCGCCTCAAGCAGCGCGCCGCCGAAGCGGGGCGCGAGCTGTCCGTCTGCATCCTCGAAAAGGGCTCCGAAGTCGGCGCGCACATCCTGTCCGGCGCGGTGGTCGATCCGATCGCGCTCGACGAGTTGCTGCCGGACTGGAAGGAGCTGGACAGCCCGCTCACCGTGCCGGTCACCAAGAACGAGCATTGGGTGCTGACGGAGAAGAAGAAAATCTCCTTCCCCCACATCCTGATGCCAGGCTTCATGTCGAACAAGGGCACCTACACGCTCTCGCTCGGCAATCTGTGCCGCTGGCTGGCGGGGCAGGCCGAGGCGCTCGGCGTGGAGATCTTCCCGGGTTTCGCGGCGGCCGAGGTGCTGTTTAACGACGATGGCTCCGTGAAGGGCGTCGCCACCGGCGACATGGGCGTCGCGCGCGACGGCACGCACAAGGCCGACTATCAGCCCGGCATGGAACTGCATGGCCGCTACACCTTTTTCGCCGAAGGCGCGCGCGGGCATCTCACCAAGGAACTGAAGCGGATATTCGCGCTGGAGACTGACAGCCAGCCGCAGGTCTACGGCATCGGCCTCAAGGAGTTGTGGGACATCGATCCCGACAGGCACGAGCCCGGCCGGGTCATTCACACCCAGGGCTGGCCGCTCTCCGATGCCTGGGGCGGCGGCTTTCTCTATCATCAGGCGAACGGCCAGGTCGCGCTCGGCTTCGTGGTCGCGCTCAACTACAAGAATCCCTGGCTCTCGCCCTTCGAGGAATTCCAGCGCTGGAAGCAGCATCCGGCGATCCGCCATTTCCTGGAGGGCGGCAAGCGCGTCTCCTACGGCGCGCGGGCGATCAACGAGGGCGGCTGGCAGGCGATCCCGAAGCTGGCCTTTCCGGGCGGCGCGCTGATCGGCTGCGCGGCGGGCTTCGTCAACGTGCCCCGGATCAAGGGCAGCCATACCGCGATGAAATCCGGGATGCTCGCCGCCGAAGCCGCCTTCGCGGCGATTTCGGCGGACCGTTCGGCCGATCTGCTGGCGGATTACGAGCCGGCGCTGCGCGACAGCTGGATCGCCAGGGAGCTCAAGAAGGTCCGCAATGTCGAGCCGCTGGTTGCCAGATGGGGCGGCGCGATCGGCACCGCGCTGGCCGGCATCGACATGTGGATGCGCCAGTTCGGCATCGGCCTCCCGTTCACGATGAAACACCATCCGGACAATGAGGGTCTGTGGCGCAAGGACGTCGCGCCGCCCATCGCCTATCCCAAGCCCGACGGCACGATCAGCTTCGACCGGCTCTCCTCGGTCTTCCTGTCCAACACCAATCACGAGGAGGACCAGCCCGTTCACCTGACGCTCAAGGATGCGAGCATACCGGTGGACGTGAATCTGGCGCGGTTCGCAGGGCCGGAATCGCGTTACTGCCCGGCGGGCGTCTATGAATTCGTCGAGGAGGGCGGCACGCAGCGATTGCAGATCAACGCGCAGAATTGCGTCCATTGCAAGACCTGCGACATCAAGGATCCGACCCAGAACATCAACTGGGTCGTTCCGGAAGGCGGAGGAGGCCCCAATTACCCCAATATGTAG
- a CDS encoding lytic transglycosylase domain-containing protein: MKRLTGALVAGFVLAALPASAVAQGQQQRPPRAFNVPTQLNGSDRENYQAVFADLRASNWSSAAARLDAIRPGPLHDVARAMLYTASGSPRVELGPLAELLERAPDLPQAADLARLATLRGATVLPRLPEQQRLAGLAGQPRRARPRPIRGDAVADRLESAIQPLLVGDRPFEAEAILNERGADLSEEARTALRQRIAWVFYLNGYDRDARRIADEARRGPTEYAIHADWVAGLAAWRMGDCAAAADHFGTVASRSGDIELSAAGHYWAARADTACGRPERVQGRLQTAARLNETFYGLLAQSALGIRAVPATLDPLTAEEWREISVYRNVRAAVALAEIGESALADGLIRHQARIGRPNEHEALLHLAARLNLTSAQMWLAHNGPRGTRTAVHNRYPSPSWQPTNGWRVDPALAFAHALQESNFRPEAVSPAGARGLMQVMPGTGRHMARRGGETVTPAQLNIPSINMEYGQTYLEYLRDLPATGGLLPKIIASYNAGPAPIAEWNNRYDQSDPLLFLETIPYWETRGYVPIVLRNYWIYEEQTADRSASRRALAQGMWPRFPGMRGEAAVRIAPRQPVRTAMTGQGGPTTDPGTEQQ; encoded by the coding sequence ATGAAGCGGCTGACCGGAGCGCTCGTCGCCGGATTCGTCCTCGCCGCCTTGCCCGCCTCGGCCGTGGCGCAGGGGCAGCAGCAGCGGCCGCCGCGCGCCTTCAATGTCCCGACCCAGCTCAATGGGTCGGATCGAGAGAATTACCAGGCCGTCTTCGCCGATCTGCGTGCCTCAAACTGGTCGAGCGCCGCCGCGCGGCTGGACGCCATCCGGCCCGGCCCACTGCACGATGTCGCCCGCGCCATGCTCTACACCGCGTCCGGCTCGCCGCGCGTCGAGTTGGGGCCGCTCGCCGAGCTGCTCGAACGCGCGCCCGACCTGCCGCAGGCCGCCGATCTCGCGCGGCTCGCCACCCTGCGCGGCGCCACCGTGCTGCCCCGCCTGCCCGAACAGCAGCGCCTTGCCGGACTGGCCGGCCAGCCGCGCCGCGCCCGTCCCCGACCGATCCGCGGCGATGCCGTTGCCGATCGGCTTGAATCCGCCATCCAGCCGCTGCTGGTCGGCGACCGACCGTTCGAAGCCGAAGCGATCCTGAACGAGCGCGGCGCCGATCTCAGCGAGGAGGCGCGCACCGCGTTGCGCCAGCGCATCGCCTGGGTCTTCTACCTGAACGGCTATGACCGCGACGCGCGCCGCATCGCCGACGAGGCCCGGCGCGGGCCGACCGAATATGCGATCCATGCCGATTGGGTCGCCGGCCTCGCCGCCTGGCGGATGGGCGATTGCGCGGCGGCGGCCGATCATTTCGGTACGGTCGCGAGCCGATCCGGCGATATCGAGCTGTCCGCCGCCGGCCATTATTGGGCGGCGCGCGCCGACACCGCCTGCGGCCGGCCGGAACGCGTACAGGGTCGTCTGCAAACCGCCGCGCGGCTCAATGAGACTTTCTATGGCCTGCTGGCGCAGAGCGCGCTCGGCATCCGCGCGGTGCCCGCCACGCTCGATCCGCTTACCGCCGAGGAATGGCGCGAGATATCCGTCTATCGCAACGTGCGCGCCGCCGTCGCGCTGGCCGAGATCGGCGAGTCCGCGCTGGCCGACGGCCTGATCCGCCATCAGGCGCGGATCGGCCGGCCGAACGAGCATGAGGCCCTGCTCCACCTCGCCGCGCGGCTCAATCTCACCAGCGCCCAGATGTGGCTCGCCCATAACGGCCCGCGCGGCACCCGCACGGCGGTCCACAACCGCTATCCATCGCCGAGCTGGCAGCCGACCAATGGCTGGCGCGTCGATCCGGCCCTCGCCTTCGCCCATGCGCTCCAGGAATCCAATTTCCGGCCCGAGGCGGTGAGCCCGGCGGGCGCGCGCGGGCTGATGCAGGTGATGCCCGGCACCGGCCGCCACATGGCCCGGCGCGGCGGCGAGACGGTGACGCCCGCGCAGCTCAACATTCCGTCGATCAACATGGAATATGGCCAGACCTATCTGGAATATCTGCGCGATCTGCCGGCGACGGGCGGACTGCTCCCGAAGATCATCGCCTCCTACAATGCCGGCCCGGCGCCGATCGCGGAGTGGAACAATCGCTACGACCAGAGCGATCCCCTGCTGTTTCTGGAGACGATTCCGTACTGGGAAACGCGCGGCTATGTGCCGATCGTGCTCCGGAACTACTGGATCTACGAAGAACAGACCGCCGATCGCTCGGCGAGCCGCCGCGCGCTGGCCCAGGGCATGTGGCCCCGCTTCCCCGGCATGCGCGGCGAGGCGGCGGTGCGCATCGCGCCGCGCCAGCCCGTGCGGACGGCGATGACGGGGCAAGGCGGGCCCACGACGGACCCGGGAACCGAGCAGCAATAA
- a CDS encoding 4-(cytidine 5'-diphospho)-2-C-methyl-D-erythritol kinase — protein sequence MRETAYAKINLALHVRACEPGGYHRIETIFAFAEDGDELTVAEGDGLSLAVTGPFAGALAGESDNLVLRAARALADRAGIEPAAALTLDKRLPVASGIGGGSADAAASLRLLRRFWKLDIEDADLRAIAAGLGADVPACLASRTMRGEGRGDELTPIDLPGLAGAPLLLVNPRIALATAPVFKAWDGVDRGPLIDWKTGRNDLEAAARALVPEIGAVLDALAGAKVARMSGSGATCFGLYESESARDAAFHDMQARHPGWWIFASRLRPEKTT from the coding sequence ATGCGCGAAACCGCTTATGCCAAGATCAATCTCGCGCTCCATGTCCGGGCATGCGAGCCAGGAGGCTACCACCGGATCGAGACGATCTTCGCCTTCGCTGAAGACGGCGACGAACTCACCGTCGCCGAAGGAGACGGGCTGAGCCTCGCCGTCACCGGCCCGTTCGCCGGGGCGCTGGCGGGGGAGAGCGACAATCTCGTGCTGCGCGCCGCGCGGGCGCTGGCGGACAGGGCTGGAATCGAACCGGCAGCCGCGCTCACGCTCGACAAGCGCCTGCCGGTCGCGTCCGGCATCGGCGGCGGCTCGGCCGACGCGGCGGCGTCGCTGCGGCTGCTGCGCCGCTTCTGGAAGCTCGATATCGAGGATGCGGACCTCCGCGCCATCGCCGCCGGCCTCGGCGCCGACGTTCCCGCCTGCCTCGCCAGCCGTACGATGCGCGGCGAAGGGCGGGGCGACGAACTGACCCCGATCGACCTGCCCGGCCTCGCCGGCGCGCCGCTGCTGCTGGTCAATCCGCGCATCGCGCTCGCCACCGCGCCGGTGTTCAAGGCGTGGGACGGCGTGGATCGCGGGCCGCTCATCGATTGGAAGACGGGCCGCAACGATCTGGAAGCCGCGGCCCGCGCGCTGGTCCCGGAGATCGGCGCGGTGCTGGACGCGCTTGCGGGTGCAAAGGTCGCGCGCATGTCCGGCTCCGGCGCCACCTGCTTCGGCTTGTATGAAAGCGAAAGCGCGCGGGATGCCGCGTTTCATGATATGCAGGCGCGTCACCCCGGCTGGTGGATATTTGCCAGCCGCCTCCGTCCGGAGAAGACGACATGA
- a CDS encoding uracil-DNA glycosylase — MSWWAEAGVDALVDEAPRDWLKPASPAPATTAAETEPAPALPDTLDAFRAWLTDPAALPLGALLAPRLGPSGDPASGLMVMIDMPGQADFAAGALLSGAPGDLFDKMMAAIGRSRETHYLASLSPLRTPTGALDPADAAKLADIARHHIGLVRPRALLLFGDACAKALLGGAVTAVRGRWHDLDTPAGPVRALTTIRPEKLALVPGLKKLAWEDLQMLKEGLTE, encoded by the coding sequence CTGAGCTGGTGGGCGGAGGCGGGCGTCGATGCGCTCGTTGACGAGGCCCCGCGCGACTGGCTCAAGCCGGCCAGCCCGGCGCCCGCCACGACAGCCGCCGAAACCGAGCCCGCCCCGGCGCTGCCCGACACGCTCGATGCCTTCCGCGCCTGGCTGACCGATCCCGCCGCGCTGCCGCTGGGCGCGCTGCTCGCGCCCCGACTCGGCCCGTCGGGCGATCCCGCGTCCGGGCTGATGGTGATGATCGACATGCCCGGCCAGGCGGATTTCGCCGCCGGCGCCCTGCTCTCCGGCGCACCCGGCGACCTGTTCGACAAGATGATGGCGGCGATCGGCCGGAGCCGCGAGACACACTATCTCGCTTCGCTCTCGCCGCTGCGTACGCCGACCGGCGCGCTCGATCCCGCGGATGCGGCGAAGCTGGCGGACATCGCCCGTCACCATATCGGCCTCGTCCGTCCCCGCGCGCTGCTGCTGTTCGGCGATGCCTGCGCCAAGGCGCTGCTCGGTGGCGCGGTGACGGCGGTGCGCGGGCGCTGGCACGATCTCGATACGCCCGCGGGCCCGGTGCGCGCCTTGACGACGATCCGCCCGGAGAAACTGGCGCTCGTCCCCGGCCTCAAGAAGCTCGCCTGGGAAGACCTGCAGATGCTCAAGGAAGGACTGACGGAATGA
- a CDS encoding PA0069 family radical SAM protein, translated as MPRPDARPGRGAPENRTPDRFNLPTREADGDWLDAREELDGAPPLRTTVTIEHPKTIITRNQSPDIGFDRSINPYRGCEHGCIYCFARPTHAYHDLSPGLDFESRLFAKPDAAKLLRAELGKRGYQVRPIAMGTNTDPYQPIESRWRITRSILEVLAETRHPVTITTKSDRVLADLDILGPMGRDRLAGVALSVTSLTPAISRTLEPRAPAARKRLAAVKRLAEAGVPAYVSIAPVVPAITDHELEHIVEAAAEAGAIGIFYLPVRLPYEVAPLFRAWLDEHYPERAAKVMAIIRELRGGRDNDPDFFTRMRGQGPWAELLKARFDRAIRKHGLNLERRPLRTDLFVPPEGAQMRLL; from the coding sequence ATGCCCCGGCCCGACGCCCGTCCCGGCCGGGGTGCGCCCGAGAATCGCACCCCGGACCGCTTCAACCTGCCGACGCGCGAAGCGGACGGGGACTGGCTGGACGCGCGCGAGGAGCTGGACGGGGCGCCGCCGCTCCGCACGACGGTGACGATCGAGCATCCGAAGACGATCATCACCCGCAACCAATCCCCCGACATCGGCTTCGATCGCTCGATCAATCCCTATCGCGGCTGCGAGCATGGCTGCATCTATTGCTTCGCGCGACCGACCCACGCCTATCACGACCTGTCCCCCGGCCTCGATTTCGAAAGCCGCCTGTTCGCCAAGCCCGACGCGGCCAAGCTGCTGCGCGCCGAGCTGGGGAAACGCGGCTATCAGGTCCGCCCGATCGCGATGGGGACGAACACCGATCCCTATCAGCCGATCGAGAGCCGCTGGCGGATCACCCGATCGATCCTGGAGGTGCTCGCCGAGACGCGCCATCCGGTGACGATCACCACCAAGTCGGACAGGGTGCTGGCCGATCTCGACATATTGGGGCCGATGGGGCGCGATCGGCTGGCCGGCGTGGCGCTCTCCGTCACCTCGCTCACCCCCGCCATCTCGCGCACGCTGGAGCCGCGCGCGCCGGCGGCCCGCAAGCGCCTCGCGGCGGTGAAGCGGCTCGCCGAGGCGGGCGTCCCGGCCTATGTCTCGATCGCGCCGGTCGTGCCGGCGATCACCGATCACGAGCTGGAGCATATCGTCGAGGCCGCCGCCGAGGCCGGGGCGATCGGAATCTTCTACCTGCCGGTGCGCCTCCCCTACGAGGTCGCGCCCCTGTTCCGCGCCTGGCTCGACGAACATTATCCCGAGCGCGCCGCCAAGGTGATGGCGATCATCCGCGAGCTGCGCGGCGGCCGCGACAACGATCCGGATTTCTTCACCCGGATGCGCGGGCAAGGCCCATGGGCGGAACTGCTCAAGGCCCGCTTCGACCGCGCGATCCGCAAGCACGGGCTGAACCTGGAGCGCCGCCCGCTCCGCACCGACCTGTTCGTCCCGCCCGAAGGCGCGCAGATGCGGCTGCTTTAG
- a CDS encoding NAD(P)H-hydrate dehydratase yields MTGRTILTAAEMRAAEEAAIAAGTPVEILMERAGIGAAEAIWRYAGPVPALVLCGPGNNGGDGYVIARALAARGVKVRVAATGAPRTPAAKAARESWNGPVEDIAGAKAAPLLIDALFGTGLARPLDESLSARLAELVAEARIAVAVDLPSGVATDDGAILSPVPDFDLTVTFQTLKPAHLLQPAARHLGRVVVADIGIVAAGSLGTVERPRLIPPGPDSHKYDRGFVLAFGGDLRGASALSAVAALRAGAGAVRLASDKPLGAVPFGIMQVGEDMVDLLADKRLGAVVFGPGIIPGGESDDRLDQCLASGLPLVLDAGAITLLAERGPERLRDLEHMAILTPHGGEFKRLFGDGQGDKIARARAAAARSGAVVVFKGADTVIAAPDGRAALAADASSWLATAGSGDVLAGAIAAMRARGLDAYEAAIAGVWLHGRAAQRAGPNLIADDLLEGLRGAFIECL; encoded by the coding sequence ATGACCGGCCGTACGATCCTGACCGCCGCCGAGATGCGCGCCGCCGAGGAAGCGGCGATCGCCGCCGGTACGCCGGTCGAAATACTGATGGAACGCGCCGGGATCGGTGCGGCCGAGGCGATCTGGCGCTATGCGGGACCGGTCCCCGCGCTGGTGCTGTGCGGACCCGGCAACAATGGCGGCGACGGCTATGTGATCGCCCGCGCGTTGGCCGCGCGCGGCGTGAAGGTGCGCGTTGCCGCGACGGGCGCGCCCAGGACGCCGGCGGCGAAGGCGGCGCGGGAAAGCTGGAACGGACCGGTCGAGGATATCGCCGGGGCGAAAGCCGCGCCGCTGCTGATCGACGCCTTGTTCGGAACCGGCCTGGCGCGGCCGCTGGATGAAAGCCTGTCCGCCCGCCTCGCGGAGCTGGTCGCCGAAGCGCGGATCGCCGTTGCCGTCGATCTGCCGAGCGGCGTCGCCACCGACGATGGCGCGATCCTTTCGCCTGTCCCCGATTTCGATCTCACCGTCACCTTCCAGACGCTGAAGCCCGCTCATCTCCTCCAGCCCGCCGCGCGCCATCTGGGCCGCGTCGTCGTCGCCGATATCGGCATCGTGGCGGCCGGTTCGCTCGGGACGGTCGAACGGCCGCGCCTCATCCCGCCCGGCCCGGATTCGCACAAATATGATCGCGGTTTCGTTCTCGCCTTCGGCGGCGACCTGCGCGGCGCCAGCGCGCTGTCCGCCGTCGCTGCCTTGCGCGCCGGGGCCGGAGCGGTGCGGCTCGCCTCCGACAAGCCGCTGGGCGCGGTGCCGTTCGGGATCATGCAGGTGGGCGAGGACATGGTCGATCTGCTCGCCGACAAGCGGCTCGGCGCGGTCGTGTTCGGCCCCGGCATCATCCCGGGCGGGGAATCCGACGATCGGCTCGATCAATGCCTCGCCAGCGGATTGCCGCTGGTCCTCGACGCGGGCGCGATCACGCTGCTCGCGGAGCGCGGGCCCGAGCGGCTGCGCGATCTGGAGCATATGGCGATCCTCACGCCGCATGGAGGCGAGTTCAAGCGCCTGTTCGGCGACGGGCAGGGTGACAAGATCGCCCGCGCCCGCGCCGCCGCCGCGCGGTCCGGCGCCGTCGTCGTCTTCAAGGGCGCCGACACCGTCATCGCCGCGCCGGACGGCCGCGCGGCGCTGGCCGCGGACGCGAGCTCCTGGCTGGCCACCGCCGGCTCGGGCGACGTGCTGGCCGGCGCGATCGCTGCGATGCGGGCGCGGGGGCTGGACGCCTATGAAGCCGCCATCGCCGGCGTCTGGCTGCACGGCCGCGCCGCCCAGCGCGCGGGGCCGAACCTGATCGCCGACGATCTGCTCGAAGGGTTGCGCGGCGCGTTTATCGAATGTCTGTGA
- a CDS encoding tetratricopeptide repeat protein, translating into MVVAGPALGHAVAVGDWPLAMRAVRVLERADALLPDARFLLAADAFRARDWRAAAAQVDAIERDRLFAFTVPVLRAWIALGSGRGDPLAPLAVAQGEMAEVYVAEHRALIRLATGRAGADELDGLIAGAGPRAMRVRIAAAATLARRDRAAALALLDGNAGPIRAARALVEARRPVSGAILTPQEGMAELLLRLAVDLNAPELTSVAATFARIATWLAPGNGEAWIVAADYAGRQDRHADAVAMLAYVRAGDPYAEAAFDRRVRMLIDGNEKDEALRQAEGAVAAGGSSADQLRLGEVLMSMDRPAEAAAAFGRAISLAGDGPQAYPEWALWLMRGGAHDQADEWPEARAALERAYTLAPDQPLVLNYLGYAQLARRENLIEAERLIREAHARAPDNAAITDSLGWALFLKGEHDEGIALLERAVEGEPADVEINEHLGDAYFTVGRRAEARFAWRAARVYAEGADAARLDAKLAGGMTPELAAR; encoded by the coding sequence GTGGTGGTCGCCGGCCCGGCGCTCGGCCATGCCGTCGCCGTCGGGGACTGGCCGTTGGCGATGCGCGCCGTCAGGGTGCTGGAGCGGGCCGACGCGCTCTTGCCCGACGCGCGCTTCCTGCTCGCCGCCGACGCCTTCCGCGCGCGCGACTGGCGCGCCGCCGCTGCGCAGGTGGATGCGATCGAGCGCGACCGGTTGTTCGCCTTCACCGTTCCGGTGCTGCGCGCCTGGATCGCGCTCGGTTCGGGGCGCGGCGATCCGCTGGCGCCGCTCGCGGTCGCGCAGGGCGAGATGGCCGAAGTCTATGTCGCCGAGCATCGCGCGTTGATCCGGCTCGCTACCGGCCGCGCCGGCGCGGACGAACTGGACGGCCTGATCGCGGGCGCCGGACCGCGCGCGATGCGGGTCCGTATCGCCGCCGCCGCGACGCTTGCCCGCCGCGACCGCGCGGCCGCGCTGGCGCTGCTCGACGGCAATGCCGGCCCGATCCGCGCCGCCCGCGCGCTGGTCGAAGCGCGCCGGCCCGTTTCCGGCGCGATCCTGACGCCGCAGGAAGGCATGGCGGAATTGCTGCTGCGCCTCGCCGTCGATCTCAACGCGCCGGAGCTGACCTCCGTCGCCGCCACCTTCGCGCGCATTGCGACCTGGCTGGCGCCCGGCAACGGCGAGGCGTGGATCGTCGCGGCGGACTATGCCGGCCGGCAGGATCGCCATGCCGACGCGGTGGCGATGCTCGCCTATGTCCGCGCCGGCGATCCCTATGCCGAAGCCGCCTTCGATCGGCGCGTCCGCATGCTGATCGACGGCAACGAGAAGGACGAGGCGCTGCGCCAGGCCGAGGGGGCGGTCGCCGCCGGCGGCTCGTCGGCCGATCAGCTTCGCCTGGGCGAGGTGCTGATGAGCATGGATCGTCCGGCCGAGGCCGCCGCCGCCTTCGGGCGTGCGATCAGCCTCGCCGGCGACGGCCCGCAAGCCTATCCCGAATGGGCGCTCTGGCTGATGCGCGGCGGCGCGCACGATCAGGCGGACGAATGGCCGGAGGCCCGCGCCGCGCTGGAGCGCGCCTACACGTTGGCGCCGGACCAACCGCTGGTGCTCAACTATCTCGGCTATGCCCAGCTCGCCCGGCGCGAGAACCTGATCGAGGCGGAACGGCTGATCCGCGAGGCTCATGCCCGCGCACCGGACAATGCCGCGATCACGGACTCGCTGGGCTGGGCGCTGTTCCTGAAGGGCGAGCATGACGAGGGCATCGCCCTGCTCGAGCGGGCCGTCGAGGGCGAGCCCGCCGATGTCGAGATCAACGAGCATCTGGGCGACGCCTATTTTACGGTCGGCCGCCGTGCCGAGGCCCGCTTCGCCTGGCGCGCCGCGCGCGTCTACGCCGAAGGCGCGGACGCGGCGCGTCTCGACGCCAAGCTCGCCGGCGGCATGACCCCGGAGCTGGCGGCGCGCTGA